The segment TTTCAGAATTTTTATCTATATACAAAAACAATCATGTCATATCAACACAAAATTCTATACAGAACACGTTCAAATTTCTGTCCCTTTTATTCACTCATACTGTCTGCATTGTCTGTTTCCAATGATGTATTTGCTTTATCATCATCTTGCtgaataaaagaagaaaaacaataacttacctatatattttatagtgaCAAACAACAacttacacatttaaaaaaagtgtagaataacaataacacaaacatacaaatagagaacacaattattttgttttattacctTTGCTAGAacaaacactaaaaaaatatttttttctttccatgtgccaaacaataaaaaaaaaattgtttgactTGCAgaggtttttcttttttatttatttgtaaatgttttaaatgtttcaggtgttccttcagatttgaagataattacagtCAGCCCAAACTTGCAGGTGGCAGGCCGGGTACCACACAATCATGAGTAAGTGAGAAAACAGAACAAATGCTGAGACATTAGTACAAGGAAGGGGTTTGCTGAATAAGGACTTCATATAtaaacacttatttagattcttaaaacaaacaattggCCAAAATAAACACTGACACCTGAGTAGGACATTAGAAATATGTGATTAAATTATAAGATTAAAATAGTGCATGACTGTGGTTGTGGCTAAAGTGATATGGCAATCAGCTAAAGGTCTGACTTTGAATCCTAGCTGAAATGGGGATTTAGGGACTTTCCTGAGTTTACCTATCTCTAATGGGAACATGATTTCTGTTGAGAAAAGTAAGAGGTGGATGGAAATAGTGTGGGTAGCAAAACACTCTTGAAATTACTTTACTTTTGGATGACATGATTACCTGCACAGCTGAATCTGACAAATTTTTGTAGCACCCATTTCTTTGGCGTACCAATTCACCCCATAACAAGTTTGCACGACATTTTGGACATTTGCCTTCAATGGGTAGCAGTTTGGTCTGGTCATCAAGAAAGCTTTTCGCCAAGCAGATGATGTGTGCAACCATTGAACAGCTAGGATGAAGGCACCTCAGAGTTATATCGTCCTTCTGATAACACAAATAAAATAGTTGTATTAttataaaggtaaaaaaaatgcatactcTGGATAATCAtttataagaagaagaaaacattGATGATCTAGTGAATAAATGAAAGTTTTCGTTTGGACCAAGCTAcgaaatcaattttaaaagcaaaactTTTAGGGAACATACTGTTTGATGTTCCTTGTGAGTCGTACGTAAGAGAAATGATGCAAGTCTGGTCTAAGtcaatgaaaaaagaaatgtattgattgacatattctttaaataaatggGTTTTCAGTTTAGCCAAAAAACCCAATACAATGTTGATGTACATATTGCCAACCAGtaagtttgaaaaataaaagaaaaagtttaataattCTTTTGAATAGATGATCATCAAATTAATCAATATAAATGATTGAGTTCATATAATACACAAACTGATTACTTggcaagttatttcccttagctCAATAAAAATTTAAACCAGAATCAAACTGTTGTGAATAGAATCTTGAGTGTTCTCCAATTATCACTAATCAATAGAAATTATAATACATTTACACTCTACCTCTGTGCGGATGCAGCACACAGCACAAAAGTTATTCTCTGGCAGATCAGACTTATTGCTTCCAGAACTAGAAGCCTGAGATGGCTGACAGCTTTCATCTTTCTTGGATTTCTTTTGGTTTCGAATTTTTTTGCTGACCACAGGACCATAAACTACTGGCATATGTAGAGGGGGCTCAAGACCTAGttcagaaaatattaaaatacattggTCAAAATATTCTATAgtaaatgaaatgaagaaaatgtAGGTGAAAAACAGAGGCATACATCTCTTGGCTAACTATAaagggggcttgagtttgaaCCGCTACTCGACATGAGCtgtttgctgagcgcccaaaggcagtATGGAAACCTTTTCCCAGATAGCCCCTTTCCCACTAgtctacaaaagagattggaacaCAGCGCATTAAGCATGCTATAAActtgaaaaattaattatacaaaacaattttaataaaatatatatatatatttttatgacaTAGAACAAAAGAGGCCTAATAGTTTGTATCACCAATACTATGTTTTTTcattctaaataatttttttttacttttttgacGAGTTGGTTTTAAGTTCATATAATGATatggaagaaataaaataaataatataacaaaaaaaaaaaaaaaagattagacaAACAACTATCAGAAGCAgtgaaaattttgttttaattaaataagtgTCTACTCAAAGTAATATACGCAAGTAACACTATTAGCTCTgttcaaacaaaattttaagagaataagttgaaagttaaaaaatattatagaaTAGAGTGACCATCAATGAATCAACTATGAgtgataaaatgttttttaatggcCTACCAACAGCAAATTCTAGTTGATATTCCTGCTTGAGCCATCGTATTGTAAGAGCCAGACCACTCCATGGTGGTGTTTGTAACATATTGCACACAACACGCCAGCTGTATTGAAAGGTTGTTtctttatatgtttttttggGAACATCACGCAGACGTCTTGATTTATGGGGATTCTGCCATGCCcattcaaactgaaaaaaaataattaatcatgaCTAGTATTATAAAAAGTGTCCATGAAAGTTTCTGGATACATTTATTGTCCTTCATGTTGCTaaataggattttaaaaaaaaaatcaaaatataaagaaaataaatatttgtacagcATTCCTTAGGTATTTAAATTATGGTATATTGTTCCAAGACTACCAGTGAATTTCCGTAAAgtagagaaaagatattttttatgaaTTTAACAAGTATTTGGACTTTTAAAACTCTTCAGGTACTATTCATAACTGATCATTCGCATTAAGCAGTATTTCTAGAACTAAGAATGTTTTTCTCCGGGAAATACATGTGATATCCTAccattttctaaaacaaataaataaatcctaAGTTGTGATTAAgtgtaatgtaaataaatttcacCCGGATGGACATGACAATACATGTATTTTACATGAGAAAATTAAGTAATAACATAtagaataataaatgaaataaatagaagAAGAAAAGCATTTGAAAATGAATTCATAAGGATTCTTTGCTGACAAAAGGCTAATAATAgcaaaaaatagagaaaaatttATGACACTTTACTGGATTCAATTAAATACTTCGGCTATTCATATTTCACaatttatttagattttctatCAATATCCATGATTGACCACCATAAgcccattgaaaaaaaaacagtgaagtAGCAATTTCCCCGAAAGATGAACCATGAAATAGTGAAGGATAAGTGTAATTCATTTTTGTCCCTGGCTATTACAGGTAGCCCATTTCATGTTCAACAGACATAAAAGTGAACCCTTGCAAGTGGTTGTCCAATAATAAGAACACTGAGATCTaaggttttttttaatggcacaGGCTGGGTAAAAACACATGTTGACtaaacttattattattacccaTTTAGAGTGAAATtcactaaattattaaaattatggTGTTGCACTAGATTCGAGAGCTCATTTACAATGCTGTATTCAAGCAATAAATATGAattcaagctaaaaaaaaaaagattttttaaagaaatgtatttcaTCAAAATGtctttctatttatttcattgattatTCTATATGTTATTAATTTGAATAATGTAGTAGACCTTGTGCATCCTCTTTGTGTAAGACTAGGTGtgtaaatgaaaacatttttttatttactgtgtATATAATATACACTATTGCATGTTCTTATGTACAATAATTTGTTCAGTAAAAACTAAGTTATTCTTCTTCTGTAACATGTCTAATGAAtacctttaataaaaaaaaaattaagttcctgaatacaacaaaaaaaaagaaaattacttacTCTAAGTCCACTAACATCATTGGGAAATCCATGTATGATTAGAACCATATCCCTATGAAATCATATTATATTAGCAAGACAATTagttaattctaaaaaaaaaaaaaaataaataaccatacaaatattatttgaattaagtgtatattattttatatactaGTTAACTTACAGTtattaagtttttgtttgtttatttagttatCCCAagtcaagaaaaagaaaatgaaaaaaaaaaaaccaaaagtcTTAAGTTTAAAAATTGCTGGAAACTATGGTGAAGGCCCATGAAATAGGACAGAATTAtgaatctatatatttttttttttaaatatcaatgttacataaaaagaatttttaaaaaattgtttttgattaaaatagaaaaacataaataaagtattaaaatacaaaatataattatattagaaaaaaaaattcttttgttgtAGAGACTTTGATATTCTAATTAAATGATTGTTTACTATCTGCATATAACGATAActgaataaaactaaattattaaaacattttttttaggttgCATTTACCCTGCAATTATAAGACAAACAATAAATAGCTAGCTATCTTCTTAATTAAAAGTTCATGATATTTTctgacaaaaagaaataaatataactaTTATTTCAGATCTTTATAGCTTGTAGGCTACTATAGCTATCCGATTTTTCCTTTTCATTTCCAtagatatatcttttttttttttttcagtgccaAAAGACTGGATGGGAGGAACATCAGTGAGAATGAAgagcaataaagaaaaaataattataatatataatatggcTTTAATTATTCAAGCTATTCTCTATCATTTCAAATTGTaacttaaatttttattaaagtgTAAAATTCTGGAGACTTCTTCATGTCAAGTATACACATTCATtcataacaaataaacaaaaatcattCATAACAAATAGTCTCACCAAGGTCCTCGGCCACTTGTCCTGTTTGCCCCACCAGCATGAGCTCCagtattgtgttgttttatACGTCTGTTAGGATTTACTGTATACCCTATATATGTTTTACCTTTGTATCTTGGATTTAGGCAATATAGTAAATAAACTCCATAAAAGTCTTCAATCTCATGTACCATATTGTCATTGATGGATCAGTTGTTCTTTTTAACCAATGGAATATTATAAACTTAAATGAAAACTTTAGCTGAGGCTCCAACAGTTTTGATTTTCCTTTTCTTTGACTTTAGAAATGACTTaaacctataaaaaaaattaaaaaaatagataaatttaaaatttagtgaaaaatacttagaaaaataACCAAATTTAAAAGTAAGCAAGGTTGaatagccatttttttttcaagctatGTTACAAGTATTAACATAATAAACTAAATGTGTCCAAACTTACAGTAGCACTAGTATTCTAGTGCAGCTTATCACAAGTTGTGAGTCACTGCTTTTTCTGTGTCGTGGTTCGTCAGCAAGTCATAAAATCTATTTGAATTTCATAAATTAATTTCTTAGGGTAAATTTGCTATTTGAcaattttgtaatttattattttgagcTCTGTACATTTTAGATGAAGTAACCTCCCATAACTtttaatctaatcatttacaGAAGATACTGGCTATCATTGgaatgctaccctgcctcacaATGGCGCCTGGGTGGAAACGATCATAAGAggaaatgattaggccaaagggtagcaaaacaaaactactgtgttggttttgtaaaatgttttgtgtaaaatgttttacatgtttcggatgttccttcagagttgaagataattacttcctagtccaaacctcccgcaggacgatgggagcgggcagggtttgaaccctggaccatcgataaatctgaacaacagtccagcgcacaaaccgcatgaccaggcagccatcctaataTATAATATGGATTTTAATTATTCAAGCTATTCTCTATAATTTCAAATTGTAACCTAaaggggtgcgagagcatctaCACTGAACTCTACCTAACAGTTTCAAAAATTGATACTGGCTAAAAATGACAAAAGGAGgcttttgtaaaatgttttattgcaagAAGATTTTTCTAATACTTCTATTTCATTTAAATCTAATTTGAATGACTATTCAGAGTTAAACCTTTGCTgctcacaactgctgatgaacaaaagactaagggatatAATTCCAGCTGATCCTAAGCCCTAAGCTGTTTAGACCAAAAATGcagacattaattaataaagacaggaggtgcggtggctgagtggtaaggtgCCAGCCATTCCAAACagtggtcccaggttcgaatcctggtgaagacagggatttttaacttcgggatctttggatgtctctgagtccacccagctctaatgcctcaatgggtacctgacattagttgtggaaaagtaaaggcagagGGTCAATgagcagaaacagatgaccttagtttagatagcaaggtctgaaaggggaacttttttaactcttttacATAATAAAGACAGATgaggaagtaaagaaaaatatattttataatttattaataatgctTATGCAAAATGTCCTAAAGAATACtttgagagaaagtgagagtttATATAGGACTAACATGGCAGAAAGCTGTAAATGTGtaatggtgaaaaaaaaacatgtcacacTGATTGTAGGcctgcattattattattattataaggaTCAAAGATGGcaaaatctatagatagatgaAATCAAAGATTTATAAATAAGAATGTTGAAGATAtcaatgaatagatctagattatatgtgactatataagtataaatagctattataattatatatataataataaataatataataatattatttaatatataataataataaatatatttaatattacaacaCAAATGAAGAATGAAGACACCAACTCTTAGTCTTAGAATAATATTagaaatactgaaaaaaaaatattattatactcaaattataattatagatctatatagagtaGTAGACCTATACATtactaatatatttaatataatattatcattacttaaagttaaagtttatgctattcggacacctaaagtaacgtctgtatcataccataataagataagacaagatagaTCTAtggtaatatagatctatttttatagaatattatagatctacatagatctagagtctaatctagatctagacttctagatctagacagatATAACTATAAGTTGAATAAGACACAGACTATAGTAATAGTAGTATAAGAACTTGAAGAAGTTCCAAAATTTAAATCCTGTAAACAATCGTTTCATAGGTGAGTGATTCAGTGCGATTTCCGgtacaaaaaatacaatttatttatgtttaggtcctctaaaaataatcttgctattgtttagacttagatttagaatctataagatctaatctagtaaATCTATTAGTTTAATAaccaataacaaaacattatttcattatttagttcCATATCTAgactaatttaatttttaaacacaatgtcaatgtagcagtgaaatattttttttctttaccccccccctcctttatCTCAGGGGCTAGTAGTAAGGGGGCGCTACCAAACGCCAGCAAGAGTAGCCTAGCGCGAGATGCTATGCGAGTTTGATCAATGAGAGTTCTGGGCAGGTGATAAACTTTCCCAGCCTCGATTCGCGTGTAGTCTTGCGAGCTGTTTAAAAATGTGAACTGGTTTGAATTCATGACGCGGGACTGCAATCAAAACAAAGCATGTCCCACAAACATATTCGagaggaaaataaaataaattcctcTAGTAAGAATCTTCCAGTTGTGTCAAAGTGTTTAGCGATTGTTTTGGTTCCTAAAAGTAGGGGGAATTCTGGAAATGTTTTGGATAACGATGAAACTCATATCGACTCATCGGATGGAAATGTTGTTCAGTCCTCTGAGGTTCAAAAAGCTCTTTCACCCAGTGGATATAACGGTAAAGAGCTGTTACAAGATTTCAAAATTAGAAACAAAACGTGTTATTGGAATCCTTCACTTGTGGAAAGTATTAAAAGTTTGGAGTATAAAGGTTTTGTTGAACCATCAACTATTTTAGTCACAGGTGAAGATATTCATCTTGAAAATCTCAGATCAGCATGGGGAAGGCGAGTGCTTAAAGCACCAGGAGGATTTACTATAGACAGAATaggtaaataaaacaatgttgtTTAGTGAAGTTactttctagatttagaatttagatcgaGGAAATCTCTATATatgatctagacaatctagttaCATCTGATCTGTCTCTATGACTATaaatagtataaaaaaataCGAATAAAAGGATATTTAATAACTCTTTGCCGTCTTTGGCTGAGTTTCTAGAGTAGATGTaatgtatgtagatctagaatcttgacCAGGTGACCAGATACATACTACATATATCTCATTCAGTCAATGACTACTGATCTATGAGTATGTGAAGTATGTGTTTCTTTGTGTAGAATCTGGATTAATCTGGAACCTAGTTCTaatttacatatatttatatagaatctAATTCATAGtcatgaattaatatttttaaaaataaaataatacttaaTCAAAAAGTCTCTAAAATTCTTGATCTATATTAATCTATATCAAGGCCAAGTCCAAGATGTGTAAATTTAATAAGTTGTTCATACATTTCAAAATTCATAATATACATTAATTAAacctatttcattttttagccTTCTGATGTTTAATTTACACTGATGGATAgtaaatatgtcaatatgtaattatcttttttaagaaacatctgtaatttatgaCATGAGTTAATAACttaattaaatagtttttcattATGTTTAGATAATACCTAtaggcatattaattaatttagatgGGTTAAATATATCTAGGTGTTGTTGAGGTGTATTATATCTTAACCTGTAAAATGTGAAATAACTCAAATAACTTCTTTTGTGAACACTATTACATactacttttattataatatagacaaaatcaacttgtgatgaaatgcaaacataaaatggtattttgaacaaaatctaactcactacaataacaattaTTTTCAGCCTCATGTTCTGGGGTTGACTGTTCTAACTAATACAGCTGACGACAAAGTtacctatcttgcatcattcagagCTAATCACTCATTTCTTCCCACCagcaccatagaaacacacacacaccttcacCTATACCTTAGTCTGTCAACtgtctttcacacacacacactccataacactagGGACAGTTAAACTTCACttataagatttatttaaattatgttttgatgttgttgtttttttgtaaatcttCCTTTGTACATTTTCATTCCTAAATTCTTTGAATAGTAAATCTGAAAGAAACAGAATTTCTCAAATCGATATTCACAGATTACATATATGTCATGGTTTTTGCagagaaataacttttattaaaaCTACTGTGACTATTTAAGTGACAACATCAAAACCTGTTAGTCCATATATATCAAAACCGTGTCACtaactttaaataataataaattgatttAAGTGACAACATCAAAACCTGTTAGTCCATATATATCAAAACCGTGTCACtaactttaaataataataaattgattttACAACTCAAtggtaggctttttttttttttctttttttttttcttttttgtatttcCCCCCTTCCTTTCCCAGGGAgccaaacttttaaaaaaatcaagttaTTAAACCCTAGTTGCACTAATGTAGGTTGTAATTTAAGAGATTTGTGTCAACTGAAGTTTGTCTTCACTTTGTTGTATCTTGAGGGATCAAATGTTTATGGGTGCTTTATGAGACATAAGAACTTTGTTATTTGTCAGATCTGATAAACTGTGATAAATGGTTTTCATTAAAAGGAAACTTGTTCATCTCTGACTACTCAACTCAGTATAAATACTTTATACTCAATATCAAGGAGGACATTTAAGTTGAACTAACCATTTCATTttaaagcctcctcaagggaaGACATATTTGTTCAACTGATAACTTTTTTCAAGGGTCATTACCAACTGATATGAATGTAGGACTAATGTAATAATAGCTTAAGCAAGTGGCCTGCTTTTCAAAACCTGaggcttattttattttgcatgtaatttaaaagttatataatctttgatctttctttttaaaacctgtttgGCCATGTGCATCaaaatgtgtgtgtttcctgtttagcatttgaaacacttttaattGACAATATTGAGTTATTTTCTGAGTTGTTCCAGTGTAAAGTATACATTGTCaacaaatttgaacaaatattttattttttattcagagTAGCATAAAAATTTGACGCTTGTGTTAACTTGAAACTATTTGAACTTTAACTTGTAACTCTAAATTCGaagtcttgtaaaaaaaatcactttactACCAAGCCAAACAACCTCAGACTTTACGCCATGGATGTGCTTGAGTTGACATCAAGTTCTCCACTACGAAACCCACCACCAATCGTAACTAGTCTCAATTAGTTTCAACaataactccccccccccttttttttttcaacccccAACTACTATTTACGTGCCAGGTCAAATACTCAAAATTAGCTATGTATGTAAACATCTGGGTGCAATGATTGCCTAGTCCCAGAGACCCAGATGCCCTACTTGCTGTATGGCAGGTTGCGTTGTCTGACGTATGCCCGGAGGAGTCATCTTTGACCACGTCCAGTCTGCACCATCTTGACCCTCTATTGTTCACTTGCCATTCGGGCTATTAAGTAGGGATGTGCGTGTCCGTGTCACTCGATGCGGACGGCGTCGGTTCACTGGTTGTGTAGCTGGATGTGTAACCttcctctgtgtgtgtgtgtgtgtgttggggggtgcctcgtctctctttctttcaccttCATCTGAAAGCTACAATTCAAGACTTCTCAGTCGACTTTAGTCTGCGAACCAAATTGTCTAGTGGTCCGTGCAATACTTTTACTGCAGTAGACTTTGTAACACATTGTCTTTATTATCTGTCCGGCATATACACAGTTGGTCATTCAGTTGAACAGATTAAAAACGATTGATTAAAAACCCAAGAGTGTGCTAATGGAACCCTAATGCCCTAGCTTTTATTCTCTAaccaagctaaaaaaaaatccttatatTACGATGCATTCTCTTCTGTGGTTTTCAGCTCTATGATAGCCAATACAAAACTGGCATATAATTATTCCATTCTGATCAAATGAAGCGTCCATGATCGAGTCCCCTTGTGCAATGTTTTTAAAGGGCAAGTCTCTACAGATGAAAACATGATCGGTATTTAACGGAGTTTTTGGCGTGATTTCGATCGATTTTGTTTAGTGCCATGGCGTTTGAAATAACATACTTCAGAGTAAGTTGATGTGGGGCGGGGGAGATTTTAATAGGTACAAATCACTTTGGACCAAATGTACATTATGTATTGACAGTGCCATTCTGATAATGTCTCTGTAATGTACACACTAACGCTGGCCTTGCCTGCTTGTGATTATAGCAGAAAGAAAATCGCGGGGACAATAATGTATGCAGAAATAGAAGGTTCGTTTCAAAGCCGCAGTCTGTTGTGAAAACCGAAGGTAATGGTTTTATAAGGTACTCTACGGGAGTCGTTGTGACGCATCGATTAGGTTTCACACATTGGTGAGAATGTGTGTCGGCCTGGGCTATGGATTAAACCAAAACATGACTTTTAAGTAAAACATATAAAGACCCATTTGTTCAACAGTAGCATTACACGTAGTATGTTCTATTTAGTGCACACCATTGGTTCAACAGTAGCCTTACACGTAGTATGTTCTATTTAATGCCTACCATTGGTTCAACAGTAGCCTTACACGTAGTATGTTCTATTTAGTGCACACCATTGGTTCAACAGTAGCCTTACACGTAGTATGTTCTATTTAGTGCACACCATTGGTTCAACAGTAGCCTTACACGTAGTATGTTCTATTTAGTGCACACCATTGGTTCAACAGTAGCCTTACACGTAGTATGTTCTATTTAGTGCACACCATTAGTTCAACAGTAGCGTTACACGTAGTATGTTCTATTTAATGCCTACCATTGGTTCAACAGTAGCCTT is part of the Biomphalaria glabrata chromosome 2, xgBioGlab47.1, whole genome shotgun sequence genome and harbors:
- the LOC106071395 gene encoding structure-specific endonuclease subunit slx1-like, with the protein product MVHEIEDFYGVYLLYCLNPRYKGKTYIGYTVNPNRRIKQHNTGAHAGGANRTSGRGPWDMVLIIHGFPNDVSGLRFEWAWQNPHKSRRLRDVPKKTYKETTFQYSWRVVCNMLQTPPWSGLALTIRWLKQEYQLEFAVGLEPPLHMPVVYGPVVSKKIRNQKKSKKDESCQPSQASSSGSNKSDLPENNFCAVCCIRTEKDDITLRCLHPSCSMVAHIICLAKSFLDDQTKLLPIEGKCPKCRANLLWGELVRQRNGCYKNLSDSAVQQDDDKANTSLETDNADSMSE